A window of Alkalilimnicola sp. S0819 genomic DNA:
GATCGCCGCGATACAGCGACCCGGCCCGGGCATCCAGCACCAGCTCGGCCTCGGCCCCCACCGCGCGGGTCAGCCGACCGCCATCGCCGGGGGTACGGTGATCCTCGGTGAGCCGATGCAGGATGCCCCGTCGCCACAGATACGCCCGGCTGTCGCCGGCCCACAGACAATGGAAGCGATCGGCCGCGAGTGCCAACACCACGACCGTGCTGCCGATGATGCAGCCCCCGCCCTGCTCCCGGGCCCGCGCCAGCAATGAGCGGTTGGCCGCGGCCAGTGCGGGGGGGATGCCTGCCAGCAGCCGCGCGCCCCGCCACCGGGCGGCCAAGGTAGAGAGAGCCTCGGCCAGCTGACGGCTGGCCAGCCCACCGTGACTGTGCCCGCCCATGCCATCGGCCACGGCCCACAGGCCCGCTTCGGGCCGGGCCAACACGGCATCCTCGTTATGCGGGCGGCGATAGCCCGGGTGGCTGCCCGCGACACTGAGCAGCTGTTGGGCTTGCAGGGCGGCGCTCACAGGCGCTCCGGCAGGGTGAAGCCCCGCAACAAGCCCAGGTTGGCGCCGGCACGCCCCTCGGGGCGCAGCTCGAACTGCGCCTCCACACCGTCCAGTTCCAAGGCCAGCAGCCAGCCATCGCCTTCCGGGTTCAGGCGTCCGTGGCGCTCCAGCATGCGATACCAGCTCCAGGGGCCTTCGGTGCGCGTGCTGAGCGGCAGCGTACGGCTGGCGAGTTGGAACACCAACCGCGATTCCCCCTCGCTGTCCGTGGGCCAGTACAGCCGCTGGGCGCGGCGTGGGCCGTGGCGATACTCCAGGCGCTGCTCGCCGTGATCCAGGGTGACCCCCAGGGCGGCTTTCGCCAGCCGGCGGGGGCGCAGGGTGAACGCCACCCGGGGCGCGCCGGCTGCATCGAAGAAGTCCCGGCGTACCGCCCGGGCGCGCTGGAACAGCATCAGGGTTTCCTGGGGAATGCCGCTGGCCACACGCCATTGCAGGCTATCGCCCCGCTCGCGCACCAGGGGCGTCAGATGGCGCTGGTAGTACTGCTCCAGCCGCCCGCCGGGACCGAAGAAGGCCGCGAAGTCGCGCAAGCTGAGCTCGTGGGGCGCATCCGGGCGCAGCGGATAGCGATCGGCCAGGGGGCGGAAGGCGGTGAGCACTTCGGCCTGCCACAGGGCGTTGAGCCGGGCGCGGGCGAGGCGACGGGTAAGTGTGGTGCCATCGGCGCGCAGCGACGCGAACCAGGCGCGTACCGGTGCCGGCGCGCGCTGTGCCGCGCGGGCGAACCCCTGCATCTGCGCTCCACCCCCCGCGGCCAGCGCGCGCAGGGCGAGCTCGCCTGGGTCCAGCGCCTGATCAAGGGCGGCCAGATGATCGGCCGCGGCCACCAGGGACTGCTGCAAGCCCGCGAGCGGGCTGCCAGCCCCGGGCGCGGCCCAGTGGTTGAACGTGGCGAAGGCTTGGGCCACCGGGGCACCGGGCAGGACCGCGGGCAATGCCTGGGACAGCGCCGCGGCCTGCTCGGGGAGACGCTCGGCGCCGCCGGCGGCCAGTGTCGCGGTTTCGGTGACGGTGTCGGGCAA
This region includes:
- a CDS encoding PP2C family protein-serine/threonine phosphatase → MSAALQAQQLLSVAGSHPGYRRPHNEDAVLARPEAGLWAVADGMGGHSHGGLASRQLAEALSTLAARWRGARLLAGIPPALAAANRSLLARAREQGGGCIIGSTVVVLALAADRFHCLWAGDSRAYLWRRGILHRLTEDHRTPGDGGRLTRAVGAEAELVLDARAGSLYRGDLFLLCSDGLCGLLDERRIAEVLARERPPNYVSALIRATLERGAPDNVSCVVVGVPGG